The DNA region TTTTCGCCCAAGCTGCCGTTATGAGCTGATGAAGCTCATCCATTCATCAAATTCGCCCGCTTCTCCCGAACCTTGATCGGCCCAATCGGGAATTTCCATCCATTCCACGCCGTTGCCGCCGCGCCGCAGCAGCTCCGCCGTTTCCGCGAGCTTCTCGCCCCAGTGGCAGGAAATGATCAAATAATCGGTATCGGCCGCCCCCGCCTCAAGCTCCAGTTCGAGCAGCCGAACCATCGAAACCGTTCGGTCCAGCACCAGCCGCGCCATCGTTTCCAGCAACAGCTCCAGTTGATCGGTTGCCGCCTGCGGCTCAATGCGGACCGGCTCCGCCGGGCCGTCCGTCAGCCGAGCATTGCATATAAAGCCCGCGCTCAGCCCATTGCGCAGGGCATGCTCCGCCACCGATGCGGCATAACGAATCCCCAGCTCGATCCGCTCCGGCGCGGTCACCGTTTTCCACATCGAATCGCTAACCTCCGCATTAAGGCAGATCACCAGCCGGTGGTCGGCGGTGTAATCCCGCTTGTGCACCTGCAGCTCCCCGGTCCGGGCCGTCGCTTTCCAGTTGATCTGGCTCAGCGGATCGCCGGGACGATAGGCGCGGATCCCTGCGGTCAGAAACGGGTCCTCCACGATCCAGCGCCGGACGGTGACTTCCCCCAGCCAGCTGTGGTTCGGCAGCGGCAGCTCCTCCAGCGGAACCGCCCGCGGATAGACGAGCAGCTCCAGATCCAGCGGGAAGCGTTTGACCTCCGAGTTTAGTCCCAGCGGATCGCCCGTCGTCATCGTGGCCGATTCCAGCCGGTATAGCCCCCTGTGGGCGCACCCGACCTTATGGCGCCTTGTGATTTGCCGGTACGGACGAAGGTGAAATAGACTGCTGTGGTTCTGATAGATTTCCCCGGCATGAATCGCCAGGTTGCTCTGCTTTCCGAACGCAAGCCCGGCGGGAATGCTCGATTCCAGGCGAAGCCAAGGCAGCGGCAGCAGCTTGGCGTTGGCGATGACCTCGATCATTTCGACTTCATCGCCTTCAAATGCGGCCCGTTTGGAAAAATACCGCTCATACCGGATCCCCTTCAGCGCGCGCCGGCGGTATACCGCGGCAACCAGCCCGATAAGGAGAACCGCGCTTATAATAAGCCAAGGCAGCTGCATGGGTTCAATCCTCCCGCGTTCCCCGGACCGTCAGCAGCGGCTCGGTCAGCGGAGGCTCAGTCGGCGGGAGCCCGGTCAACAGCGGCTCGGCCGGCACCTCCACCTGCTGCAGCGCCTGGCGGACGACTTCGCTGCCTTGCTCCTGCGCGCTCCGAAGGCCTTGCCGC from Paenibacillus macerans includes:
- a CDS encoding DUF58 domain-containing protein, translating into MQLPWLIISAVLLIGLVAAVYRRRALKGIRYERYFSKRAAFEGDEVEMIEVIANAKLLPLPWLRLESSIPAGLAFGKQSNLAIHAGEIYQNHSSLFHLRPYRQITRRHKVGCAHRGLYRLESATMTTGDPLGLNSEVKRFPLDLELLVYPRAVPLEELPLPNHSWLGEVTVRRWIVEDPFLTAGIRAYRPGDPLSQINWKATARTGELQVHKRDYTADHRLVICLNAEVSDSMWKTVTAPERIELGIRYAASVAEHALRNGLSAGFICNARLTDGPAEPVRIEPQAATDQLELLLETMARLVLDRTVSMVRLLELELEAGAADTDYLIISCHWGEKLAETAELLRRGGNGVEWMEIPDWADQGSGEAGEFDEWMSFISS